One segment of Mycolicibacterium sp. YH-1 DNA contains the following:
- a CDS encoding MarR family winged helix-turn-helix transcriptional regulator, whose product MEQADDQPLGYLMYRVMSALRPRAIAELAPLGLSMPEFVCLRVLSVQPGLTSAELARDNQVSAQAMNQVLKALEDRGAVTRPASIPAGRPLPAELTREGKALLRRGEAAIHAVDESVLSTLTADEQHQLKRLLYKAGSRATDDTAGPSVP is encoded by the coding sequence TACCTCATGTATCGCGTGATGTCGGCACTGCGACCCCGGGCCATCGCCGAGCTGGCCCCGCTCGGGCTGAGCATGCCGGAGTTCGTCTGCTTGCGCGTTCTCTCCGTGCAGCCAGGACTCACCAGCGCCGAGCTGGCCCGCGACAACCAGGTCTCGGCGCAGGCGATGAACCAGGTGCTGAAGGCACTCGAGGACCGCGGTGCGGTCACGCGTCCGGCATCAATTCCCGCAGGCAGGCCTTTGCCGGCCGAGCTGACCCGCGAGGGCAAGGCACTGCTCAGACGCGGCGAAGCGGCCATCCACGCTGTGGACGAGAGCGTCCTGTCCACTCTGACCGCCGACGAGCAACACCAGCTCAAGCGGCTGCTCTACAAGGCAGGCAGCCGCGCCACCGACGACACCGCCGGACCGAGCGTTCCCTAG